The following proteins are co-located in the Bacteroidota bacterium genome:
- a CDS encoding PEP/pyruvate-binding domain-containing protein, giving the protein MPDCPLILTPDDVGAAPPRRVLGGKAAALAALCGVGRVPRWFVATPAAFEASLDDDARAAFEAARENPETLAGALAGLVPAPAVREALAVGLAGLGAAHVAVRSSAADEDGEVHSFAGQLASYLFVPPERVAERVADVWRSGFAPSLLTYRRERGLPPVPPPPAVLVQVMIEAETSGVAFSADPVSGDRTHVVIAAVHGLGAALVDGREDGEHLRVAAGGRVAERGPGRQRQADRFDAEAGKGVRALPAPSGPVLTDAQAARVADLARAAEAHTGCPQDVEWAFAGGGLYLLQSRPITALTGSMVTEGTADEGTLRLWDNSNIVESYGGVTTPLTYTFARRAYEAVYRHFCRLLGVSEPRIAAHDEAFTQMIGLVRGRVYYNLVNWYRVLALLPGYRLNAPLMERMMGVKEGLPETLRPDPPSGSRWGDALDTLRTVIGLVAARRRLPRLERAFRARLDAALALPGSGLDALDLEGLAAHYRRLDTALLARWDAPLVNDFFAMIHFGVAQRLAERWLPEGLFGQLLTGDGAVVSAEPARWVRRLAERAAEDAGWTATLADGPVGEIETGLAARPDWAAEVAAYLDRFGDRCLEELKLESPTLADDPGPLYRAIGVMAQRLRAGQAVPETAGAGLRAEAETRLRTALGGHPLRRLVFGWALRHARARVRDRENLRFERTRVFGRARRIVLAMGRRLAEAGRLGAPRDVFYLELHELLGLADGTATVPDPAALARARRAAFGRFRALPAPPERFTTRGAVALSALTPVGTAQPDQGGAVRQGLGCCPGTVEGPVRVVRDPRGVTLAPGTVLVAERTDPGWILLFPACAGLVVERGSLLSHSAIVARELGLPAAVAVAGVTGWLRDGDRVRLDGATGRVERLAANYAPGPVGVAHG; this is encoded by the coding sequence ATGACGACGCGCGCGCGGCGTTCGAGGCCGCGCGCGAAAACCCCGAGACGCTCGCCGGTGCGCTGGCTGGACTCGTGCCTGCACCTGCCGTGCGTGAGGCGCTCGCCGTAGGTCTCGCCGGGCTCGGTGCAGCCCACGTCGCTGTGCGCTCGTCGGCTGCCGACGAGGACGGGGAGGTGCACTCGTTTGCGGGACAGCTCGCCTCGTACCTCTTCGTTCCGCCGGAGCGCGTGGCGGAGCGCGTAGCGGACGTGTGGCGCTCGGGCTTCGCGCCGAGCCTGCTCACCTACCGCCGCGAGCGCGGGCTGCCCCCGGTGCCGCCACCCCCCGCCGTACTCGTGCAGGTGATGATCGAGGCCGAGACGTCCGGCGTCGCCTTCAGCGCCGATCCTGTCTCGGGCGACCGCACGCACGTCGTCATAGCTGCGGTCCATGGGCTGGGCGCGGCACTCGTGGACGGGCGGGAGGACGGGGAGCACCTCCGCGTCGCCGCAGGCGGCCGGGTGGCAGAGCGGGGGCCGGGCCGGCAGCGCCAGGCCGACCGCTTCGACGCCGAGGCAGGCAAGGGCGTTCGGGCGCTGCCTGCGCCCTCCGGTCCCGTTCTCACCGACGCCCAGGCCGCGCGCGTCGCCGACCTCGCGCGCGCGGCCGAGGCCCACACCGGGTGCCCGCAGGACGTCGAGTGGGCATTCGCTGGCGGAGGGCTCTACCTCCTCCAGAGTCGGCCCATCACGGCGCTTACCGGGAGCATGGTCACCGAGGGCACAGCCGATGAGGGTACGCTCCGACTCTGGGACAACAGCAACATCGTCGAGAGCTACGGAGGCGTGACGACGCCGCTGACCTACACGTTCGCACGCCGGGCCTACGAGGCCGTCTACCGCCACTTCTGCCGCCTCCTCGGCGTCTCCGAGCCGCGCATCGCGGCGCACGACGAGGCCTTCACGCAGATGATCGGGCTGGTGCGGGGGCGGGTCTACTACAACCTCGTCAACTGGTACCGGGTGCTGGCGCTTCTGCCAGGCTACCGGCTTAACGCGCCGCTCATGGAGCGAATGATGGGCGTGAAAGAGGGGCTGCCCGAAACACTCCGGCCCGATCCCCCATCGGGCAGCCGATGGGGCGACGCCTTGGACACGCTCCGCACGGTCATCGGCTTGGTCGCTGCGCGCCGACGGCTGCCCCGGCTGGAGCGCGCCTTCCGCGCTCGCCTCGACGCCGCGCTTGCGCTTCCCGGGTCCGGCCTCGACGCGCTCGATCTGGAAGGCCTCGCCGCCCACTACCGCCGCCTCGACACTGCCCTCCTCGCGCGCTGGGACGCTCCGCTGGTCAACGACTTTTTCGCCATGATCCACTTCGGCGTGGCGCAGCGGCTGGCCGAGCGGTGGTTGCCCGAGGGCCTGTTCGGGCAACTCCTCACCGGTGACGGGGCGGTGGTTTCCGCGGAGCCTGCGCGCTGGGTCCGCCGCCTCGCCGAGCGGGCCGCCGAGGACGCCGGGTGGACCGCTACGCTCGCCGACGGACCGGTGGGGGAGATTGAGACCGGCCTCGCGGCGCGGCCGGACTGGGCCGCCGAGGTCGCCGCCTACCTCGACCGCTTCGGTGACCGCTGCCTCGAAGAACTCAAGCTCGAAAGCCCCACGCTCGCCGACGATCCCGGGCCGCTCTACCGCGCTATCGGCGTGATGGCGCAGCGTCTTCGGGCGGGGCAAGCAGTCCCCGAAACGGCAGGGGCCGGGCTGCGCGCCGAGGCCGAGACGCGGCTCCGCACGGCGCTTGGCGGGCACCCGCTCCGGCGGCTCGTCTTCGGTTGGGCGCTCCGGCACGCCCGGGCCCGTGTCCGCGACCGCGAGAACCTCCGCTTCGAGCGGACCCGCGTCTTCGGCCGCGCCCGCCGCATCGTGCTAGCAATGGGCCGCCGGCTCGCCGAGGCCGGCCGGCTCGGTGCCCCCCGCGACGTGTTCTACCTCGAACTCCACGAACTCCTCGGCCTCGCTGACGGGACCGCCACGGTGCCGGACCCCGCGGCGCTGGCCCGCGCACGCCGCGCCGCGTTCGGCCGGTTCCGCGCCCTGCCTGCGCCGCCCGAGCGGTTCACGACGCGGGGAGCCGTGGCACTGAGCGCGCTTACGCCGGTTGGTACAGCGCAGCCGGATCAAGGGGGGGCGGTGCGGCAGGGGCTTGGCTGCTGCCCCGGCACGGTCGAGGGACCGGTGCGTGTGGTCCGCGACCCGCGCGGCGTGACCCTCGCTCCCGGCACTGTCCTCGTCGCCGAGCGGACGGACCCCGGCTGGATCCTGCTCTTCCCGGCATGCGCCGGCCTCGTCGTCGAACGCGGGAGCCTGCTCTCGCACTCGGCGATTGTCGCGCGCGAACTGGGCCTCCCGGCAGCCGTAGCCGTGGCGGGGGTGACCGGCTGGCTCCGCGACGGGGACCGTGTCCGGCTCGACGGGGCGACGGGCCGCGTCGAGCGGCTAGCGGCGAACTACGCGCCCGGTCCGGTCGGGGTGGCGCATGGCTGA